A part of Marinobacter psychrophilus genomic DNA contains:
- a CDS encoding TRAP transporter large permease translates to MIIFLMFVGLICLILINVPVAIALGIVGAVATVSSYGVAALPNVAMVMFDGATKFPLIAIPLFILAGAIMNASSISRRLIDLASALLGFIKGGLSMVTIGASIFFAEISGSAVAGVSAIGSIMIPAMKKKGYTKEFSAAISSSAASLAIILPPSIPMILYAVMSGVSVVKMFVAGILPGILGALGLAAMCYYLAKKNNFPSEGEFRAKKLWEAFKGAIWALFIPVIILGGIFGGIVTATEGAALAVVVAIFISTIVYREFNLRIFYKSCLDAGVQTAVVMLLVASSAVVGLYLTETQLPQQLANSISDMTDNKYIILALLNVIFLILGIFLHSAAAIILVVPIVLPLILAVGIDPVHFGLIVTLNLAIGQQTPPVASVLIASCSIAKSDIWATSRTNLWFLAVLFVILIINTYIPAFALSLVNLVYGT, encoded by the coding sequence GGCGACCGTCAGTAGTTACGGAGTCGCAGCATTGCCCAATGTCGCGATGGTAATGTTTGATGGTGCAACGAAGTTCCCGCTCATTGCAATTCCACTCTTTATTTTGGCAGGCGCCATTATGAACGCCTCCAGCATATCCCGTCGCTTGATTGATCTTGCGTCGGCACTGCTCGGTTTTATTAAGGGTGGGCTGTCGATGGTTACCATAGGCGCCTCAATATTTTTTGCAGAAATTTCGGGTTCAGCTGTCGCAGGGGTTTCTGCCATCGGCAGTATTATGATTCCGGCGATGAAAAAGAAAGGTTATACGAAGGAGTTTTCGGCAGCTATTTCATCCTCGGCGGCGAGCCTTGCAATTATATTGCCGCCGTCCATTCCGATGATTCTTTATGCCGTAATGTCCGGTGTTTCTGTGGTCAAAATGTTTGTCGCTGGCATTTTGCCCGGGATATTGGGCGCCCTGGGTTTAGCTGCCATGTGTTACTACCTGGCTAAAAAGAATAACTTTCCGTCGGAAGGTGAGTTCCGGGCCAAAAAACTCTGGGAAGCGTTCAAGGGTGCCATTTGGGCATTATTTATTCCGGTCATTATTTTGGGCGGTATATTTGGCGGGATCGTAACTGCGACAGAGGGTGCTGCACTGGCCGTTGTTGTTGCCATCTTCATTAGCACAATTGTTTACCGCGAATTTAACCTGCGTATTTTCTACAAATCCTGTCTCGATGCGGGCGTTCAAACGGCTGTGGTTATGCTTCTGGTTGCGAGCTCTGCTGTCGTGGGGCTTTATCTGACCGAGACTCAACTCCCACAACAGCTCGCCAATTCCATCAGTGACATGACTGACAACAAGTACATCATCTTGGCGTTGCTCAATGTCATTTTCCTGATTCTAGGCATATTCCTGCATTCTGCCGCTGCCATCATCCTGGTGGTTCCAATCGTTCTTCCGCTGATTCTTGCGGTGGGTATTGACCCGGTTCACTTTGGTTTGATCGTTACACTGAACCTGGCCATAGGCCAACAAACACCCCCTGTCGCGAGTGTGCTGATTGCTTCGTGCTCTATTGCAAAATCCGATATTTGGGCGACGTCACGCACCAACCTCTGGTTCTTGGCTGTGCTGTTCGTGATTCTCATCATAAATACTTATATTCCAGCCTTTGCCTTGTCATTGGTGAATCTGGTCTATGGCACCTGA
- a CDS encoding enoyl-CoA hydratase yields MSKPDQGSVDCKVKQGVAWVGFNRPASRNAMTWSMYDALERICEEIDGKADVSAAVFYGYGGEAFVAGTDIKQFADFHLGDQGIAYERRIDSVVYSLETMRTPTIAMLEGFCVGGGAAIALACDFRYCTPSLKFGVPIAKTLGNCLSVTNVSRLMDIVGIPRTKEILMAAKLIEAPEAVSCGLVSEVFEADAIKDEVDQKAQAFSQRAPLTVLAAKEVINRVLAYRRTAADVSDDWVRTCYASADFKAAVNKFVTKTPFEWTGK; encoded by the coding sequence ATGAGTAAACCTGACCAAGGCAGTGTCGACTGCAAGGTAAAACAAGGGGTGGCCTGGGTTGGCTTCAATCGCCCGGCAAGCCGCAATGCAATGACCTGGAGTATGTACGACGCACTGGAGCGCATTTGTGAAGAGATTGATGGGAAAGCCGACGTCAGCGCTGCGGTCTTTTATGGCTATGGCGGGGAAGCCTTCGTGGCCGGAACGGACATCAAGCAATTTGCTGACTTTCACCTCGGAGATCAGGGCATTGCTTATGAACGTCGTATTGACAGTGTGGTCTATAGCTTGGAAACCATGAGAACGCCGACCATCGCGATGCTCGAAGGCTTTTGCGTCGGCGGTGGAGCCGCTATTGCGCTTGCTTGCGACTTTCGCTATTGCACGCCCTCGTTGAAGTTTGGGGTGCCCATTGCCAAAACCTTGGGCAATTGCCTGTCAGTCACCAACGTTTCACGCTTGATGGATATTGTTGGCATCCCCAGAACCAAGGAAATTCTGATGGCAGCAAAGCTGATCGAGGCACCGGAAGCCGTCTCCTGTGGATTAGTCAGCGAAGTTTTTGAGGCAGATGCCATTAAAGATGAGGTCGACCAAAAGGCACAAGCCTTCAGTCAGCGAGCGCCGTTGACGGTTCTCGCTGCCAAAGAAGTGATCAACCGCGTGCTGGCATACAGACGGACGGCTGCAGATGTCAGCGATGACTGGGTGAGAACCTGCTATGCCAGTGCCGACTTCAAAGCAGCGGTAAATAAGTTTGTCACCAAAACACCGTTTGAATGGACCGGAAAATAG
- a CDS encoding CaiB/BaiF CoA transferase family protein, whose translation MLPLKNIKVLDVSQIMAGPYCTMVLGDMGAEVIKVEKANGGDDSRQMGPYVNDESTCFSQINRNKKSISLNLKDERAREVFYRLAKDADVIVENYRPGVTKSLGIDYETIKMINPGIIYCSISGYGLTGPYSNKGGFDLVAQGMSGLMSMTGEPGRRPVKTGIAVYDIGAGITAVYSILAACIHKMNTGEGQQIDVAITECGLPWFSWEAAAYFTEGTVPGATGWRHRVSAPYQAVKTLDGYMMLGCANQRTWERFCQDVIARDDLIIDERFLTNSDRGRNVDQLERVLEDILSLRETTHWLDRCDIAGVPAGPINNFAQAMQDEHFLARGMVEEIDHPVIGKMKTIGFPSKFSRTPSQIRFPAPLFAQHTDEILYSAGLSEEEVSNLRQEGCIK comes from the coding sequence ATGCTTCCCTTGAAAAACATAAAAGTTCTGGATGTCTCGCAAATCATGGCTGGGCCCTATTGCACCATGGTACTGGGTGACATGGGGGCTGAGGTCATTAAAGTAGAAAAAGCCAATGGTGGCGATGACAGTCGACAAATGGGTCCTTACGTTAACGACGAATCTACTTGTTTTTCCCAGATCAACAGAAACAAGAAAAGCATTTCCTTAAACCTCAAAGATGAACGCGCGAGGGAGGTATTCTATCGGCTCGCCAAAGACGCAGATGTCATTGTCGAGAACTATCGGCCGGGAGTGACAAAATCTCTGGGGATCGATTATGAAACCATTAAAATGATCAACCCCGGCATAATTTACTGCTCTATTTCAGGCTATGGCTTAACGGGTCCGTACAGCAATAAAGGGGGTTTTGATCTGGTGGCCCAAGGCATGAGTGGTTTGATGTCGATGACGGGCGAGCCGGGTCGACGGCCGGTAAAAACCGGCATTGCCGTTTACGATATCGGTGCAGGCATCACGGCGGTCTATTCGATTCTGGCGGCGTGCATCCACAAAATGAACACCGGTGAAGGTCAACAGATTGATGTAGCCATTACCGAATGTGGCTTGCCTTGGTTCAGTTGGGAGGCGGCGGCGTACTTCACCGAAGGCACTGTGCCGGGAGCCACCGGCTGGCGTCATCGCGTATCAGCCCCTTATCAAGCCGTCAAAACCTTGGATGGTTACATGATGCTGGGTTGCGCTAACCAGCGAACTTGGGAACGCTTCTGTCAGGACGTCATCGCACGAGACGATTTGATTATCGATGAGCGGTTTTTGACCAATAGCGACCGTGGACGCAATGTCGACCAACTCGAACGTGTTCTGGAAGACATTCTGTCCCTCCGTGAAACAACGCACTGGCTGGACCGATGTGACATTGCAGGCGTGCCCGCTGGACCGATCAATAATTTCGCACAGGCCATGCAGGATGAGCATTTTCTTGCCAGAGGTATGGTAGAGGAAATCGATCATCCGGTGATCGGTAAGATGAAAACGATCGGTTTTCCCAGCAAATTTTCCCGCACGCCCTCACAGATTCGTTTTCCGGCGCCCCTCTTTGCACAACACACTGATGAAATCTTGTACAGCGCTGGTTTGAGCGAAGAAGAGGTTAGTAATCTCCGCCAGGAGGGATGCATTAAATAG
- a CDS encoding pyridoxal-phosphate-dependent aminotransferase family protein, with product MLKLDFHPSGRHFLQIPGPSPVPDRILRAMSLPTIDHRGPEFGALGLELLAKVKVIFKTTQPVIIYPASGTGAWEAALINTMSTGDRVLMFETGHFATLWEKMALRLGLEPEFLGLPGYEGWRAGVQANMIEDRLRKDTGHTIKAVCVVHNETSTGVTSNIPAVRRAIDAAGHPALLLVDTISGLACADYQHDAWGVDVTISGSQKGLMLPPGISFNALSDNAIAASKTSNLPKSFWAWDEILEANKNGYWPYTPNTNLLYGLNEALDMLLEEGLEQVIARHQRWAVGVRTAVEAWGLEVQCQEPDVYSPVLTGVVMPEGVDADAVRRLIYERFDLSLGMGLGKSKGKMFRIGHLGDCNDLTLIAALGGCEAGLKLSGVNLKGSGVLAALEYFSQNRPHHVN from the coding sequence ATGTTGAAACTTGACTTTCATCCCTCAGGTCGGCATTTCCTTCAAATACCTGGCCCGTCTCCGGTACCGGACCGTATTCTGCGCGCCATGAGCCTCCCGACGATTGACCATCGCGGGCCGGAATTTGGCGCCCTGGGGCTGGAGTTGCTGGCGAAGGTTAAGGTCATCTTTAAAACTACCCAGCCCGTTATTATCTACCCGGCATCCGGGACCGGTGCGTGGGAAGCCGCTCTTATTAATACGATGTCTACCGGTGACCGGGTGTTGATGTTTGAAACCGGCCACTTTGCAACGCTGTGGGAAAAAATGGCACTTCGGCTTGGCCTGGAACCGGAATTTCTGGGGCTCCCCGGGTATGAGGGCTGGCGTGCGGGTGTGCAGGCCAACATGATTGAAGATCGCCTCAGAAAAGATACAGGCCACACAATCAAGGCGGTGTGTGTGGTTCACAATGAAACCTCAACCGGTGTAACAAGCAATATCCCTGCAGTACGCCGCGCTATCGACGCTGCTGGCCATCCAGCACTGCTGTTGGTCGATACGATTTCAGGCCTGGCGTGCGCCGACTATCAACACGATGCATGGGGAGTGGACGTAACCATTTCCGGTTCCCAGAAAGGTTTGATGCTGCCGCCGGGTATCAGTTTTAACGCTTTGTCGGATAACGCCATCGCTGCCAGCAAAACCTCAAATTTGCCTAAAAGCTTCTGGGCTTGGGATGAGATCCTTGAGGCTAACAAAAACGGCTATTGGCCCTACACGCCCAACACGAACTTGCTTTACGGCCTGAATGAAGCGTTGGATATGTTGCTGGAGGAAGGGTTGGAACAGGTGATCGCACGCCACCAGCGCTGGGCTGTCGGTGTGCGTACAGCTGTAGAAGCCTGGGGCCTGGAAGTTCAGTGTCAGGAGCCAGATGTCTATTCTCCGGTTTTGACGGGTGTCGTCATGCCTGAGGGTGTGGATGCGGATGCGGTTCGGCGACTGATCTACGAGCGGTTCGATTTGTCGCTGGGCATGGGACTGGGCAAGTCGAAAGGCAAGATGTTCCGAATAGGACACCTCGGCGACTGCAATGATCTGACGTTGATTGCCGCGCTAGGCGGTTGCGAGGCGGGTCTGAAGTTGTCTGGCGTGAACCTCAAAGGCAGTGGCGTTTTGGCAGCGTTGGAGTACTTCTCCCAGAACCGGCCGCACCACGTAAATTAA
- a CDS encoding FAD-binding and (Fe-S)-binding domain-containing protein, which produces MNAFSEPKIQSQNARVRPMSDVATRLRHELAGDVLFDDASRGRYSTDASIYQIMPVGVVIPRNQADLQLAVDIARDAKIPILARGAGTSQCGQTVGDAIILDTSRWLNQIGEFDEEQQTVVVEPGLVLDHLNRWLKPYGLWFPVDVSTGAQCTIGGMAGNNSCGSRSIKYGNMVHNVLGIEALLADGSQGYFGLTSDLSDNARIRTIAQHVRRIAERENANIMESFPKVLRRVGGYNLDIFNCQNSRPYNLDGQVNLAHLLVGSEGTLGLTQRIKLQLSPLPVHKVLAVVNFAQFYQAMDLTQHIVTLKPSAVELVDRTMIDLAIENAAFRPVIEKALIGKPKAILLVEFSGEDTQKLLSDLAKLNELMGDLGLPDCVVSMTGAAEQTALWNVRKAGLNIMMSMKGDGKPVSFIEDCAVPLESLAEYTNKLTEVFHKHGTEGTWYAHASVGTLHVRPILDMRRDGAKKMRAIAEEASALVREYKGAFSGEHGDGICRGEWVAWQFGPQLNAAFKEIKQLFDPENLLNPGKIVDTPRMDDPDYFRFSKGYEGIPITPALDWSGWDVLRDPLTGEQSAPGSAGDPTSGLIKAVEMCNNNGHCRKFDAGTMCPSFRITREEQHLTRGRANTLRLALSGQLGSEGLASNDVKEALDLCVSCKGCKRDCPTGVDMAKMKIEARSAWSKTHGISLRDRCVAEMPRYAAYARHFSIVIAAVERVPVLSNWVKRTLGLAEQRAFPNFCGNYLASAAAKPGNTVCEKEVLLFVDTFNNYLEPSNAEAAQRVLTAAGYHVHFNKAPSERPLCCGRTYLASGQVDKAKAEAKRTLEYLMPFVERGISIVGLEPSCLLTLRDEFLQYGYGTQAVALSKASFLFEEFLVKEHEAGRLKLNLKALETPRVLLHGHCHQKAFDALRPVEQVLCWIPELEVKHIEGSCCGMAGSFGYEREHYDASMQMAELSLLPAVRKAEATDLVVADGTSCRHQIHDGANKTALHVAKVLERALA; this is translated from the coding sequence ATGAACGCGTTTTCAGAGCCAAAAATACAATCGCAAAATGCGCGGGTAAGACCGATGTCTGACGTTGCCACTCGTTTGAGACATGAACTTGCGGGCGATGTGCTTTTTGACGACGCCTCGCGTGGACGGTACTCCACGGACGCTTCCATCTACCAGATTATGCCGGTCGGCGTCGTAATACCCCGCAATCAGGCGGACTTGCAACTTGCTGTTGATATAGCAAGGGATGCAAAAATTCCGATACTTGCGCGCGGGGCGGGCACCAGCCAGTGTGGCCAGACTGTTGGCGACGCGATCATTCTGGATACCAGCCGCTGGTTAAACCAGATTGGCGAGTTTGACGAAGAGCAACAGACAGTGGTCGTTGAACCCGGGCTGGTTCTTGATCACCTGAACCGCTGGCTCAAGCCTTATGGGCTTTGGTTCCCGGTTGACGTGTCTACAGGGGCCCAGTGCACCATTGGTGGTATGGCGGGCAATAACTCCTGTGGTTCAAGGTCTATCAAGTACGGCAACATGGTCCACAATGTTCTAGGTATCGAGGCCTTACTTGCGGATGGTTCGCAAGGGTATTTTGGTTTAACCAGCGACCTATCTGACAATGCAAGAATTCGCACAATAGCCCAGCACGTAAGGCGTATTGCAGAGCGGGAAAACGCCAACATAATGGAGAGTTTCCCCAAGGTTCTCCGTCGCGTGGGTGGTTATAATCTTGATATCTTCAACTGTCAGAATTCGCGTCCTTATAATCTGGACGGCCAGGTTAATCTCGCTCATTTGTTAGTCGGTTCGGAAGGAACTCTCGGGCTTACGCAGCGAATCAAGCTTCAGCTTTCACCGCTACCGGTACACAAAGTGCTGGCTGTGGTTAACTTTGCCCAGTTCTACCAGGCCATGGACCTGACCCAGCACATTGTTACTTTAAAACCATCAGCGGTAGAACTGGTGGATCGCACCATGATAGACCTTGCGATTGAAAATGCAGCGTTTCGACCAGTGATCGAGAAAGCGTTAATTGGCAAACCCAAGGCCATTCTGCTGGTTGAGTTCTCCGGTGAAGATACGCAAAAGCTGCTGAGTGATTTGGCAAAGCTCAATGAATTAATGGGGGACCTGGGTCTACCCGATTGTGTTGTTAGTATGACCGGCGCCGCCGAACAGACCGCTTTGTGGAATGTGCGCAAGGCAGGTTTAAACATCATGATGAGCATGAAAGGTGACGGCAAGCCTGTTTCCTTTATTGAGGACTGCGCCGTACCGCTTGAAAGCCTTGCAGAATATACCAACAAGCTGACCGAAGTATTTCATAAGCATGGCACTGAAGGGACCTGGTATGCCCACGCCAGTGTTGGCACTTTGCACGTTCGGCCGATTCTGGATATGCGTCGTGACGGAGCGAAAAAAATGCGTGCGATCGCCGAAGAAGCATCAGCGCTGGTTCGCGAATACAAAGGTGCGTTTTCAGGCGAGCATGGCGACGGTATCTGTCGCGGAGAGTGGGTGGCCTGGCAGTTTGGGCCACAGCTCAATGCCGCATTCAAGGAGATTAAACAGCTTTTCGATCCTGAGAATTTGCTGAATCCCGGCAAAATAGTCGATACCCCGCGAATGGATGATCCAGACTACTTCCGGTTTAGCAAAGGCTATGAGGGCATACCAATAACGCCGGCGCTCGACTGGTCAGGCTGGGATGTACTTCGCGATCCGTTAACCGGCGAACAAAGTGCGCCGGGCAGTGCGGGTGACCCGACATCCGGGTTGATCAAAGCGGTTGAAATGTGCAACAACAACGGCCATTGTCGGAAATTCGACGCCGGCACCATGTGTCCGAGCTTTCGCATTACCCGGGAAGAACAACACCTGACACGGGGGCGCGCCAACACACTGCGACTGGCGCTGTCCGGGCAGTTGGGGTCAGAAGGCCTGGCCAGCAACGATGTCAAAGAGGCTCTGGATCTGTGTGTGTCTTGCAAGGGCTGTAAGCGTGATTGCCCAACCGGTGTGGACATGGCCAAGATGAAGATTGAGGCACGTTCGGCCTGGTCAAAAACACACGGGATTTCACTTCGAGATCGATGTGTAGCGGAAATGCCTCGTTACGCTGCATACGCCCGGCATTTTTCAATCGTAATCGCGGCAGTTGAACGGGTACCTGTTTTGTCAAACTGGGTTAAGCGCACCCTAGGCTTGGCAGAACAGCGCGCCTTTCCGAACTTTTGCGGTAATTATCTGGCCAGCGCTGCGGCGAAGCCTGGTAACACAGTCTGTGAAAAAGAAGTTCTGCTATTTGTCGACACCTTCAATAACTACCTTGAGCCTTCTAATGCGGAAGCCGCTCAACGGGTTCTCACGGCCGCTGGTTACCACGTGCACTTCAACAAAGCGCCAAGTGAGCGACCGTTGTGTTGCGGCAGAACCTATCTTGCCTCCGGCCAAGTCGATAAAGCCAAGGCTGAAGCAAAGCGCACACTTGAGTACCTGATGCCGTTCGTTGAACGGGGTATCAGCATCGTTGGGCTGGAGCCTTCCTGCCTTTTAACTCTACGTGATGAGTTTTTGCAGTATGGCTATGGGACGCAGGCCGTCGCTTTATCGAAGGCGTCTTTCCTGTTTGAGGAGTTTCTGGTCAAAGAACACGAAGCTGGTCGTTTGAAGCTCAATTTAAAAGCTCTGGAAACACCCAGAGTTCTTCTGCACGGCCACTGTCATCAGAAAGCTTTTGATGCTCTTCGGCCAGTAGAGCAGGTGCTTTGCTGGATACCGGAACTGGAGGTTAAACACATTGAAGGCTCATGCTGCGGAATGGCCGGTAGCTTTGGATACGAGCGTGAACACTACGATGCCTCAATGCAGATGGCCGAGCTTTCACTGCTCCCGGCGGTTCGTAAGGCCGAGGCAACGGATCTTGTGGTTGCCGACGGCACCAGCTGTCGACATCAAATTCACGACGGTGCCAATAAAACTGCCCTGCATGTTGCAAAGGTCCTGGAAAGAGCCTTGGCCTGA
- a CDS encoding histone deacetylase family protein, with product MKIYSHEKQKLHHPKSYFSRGKMRQPQETPERLTELLKAPQIMGLEVTTAKEIGIEPILAVHDFDYVEFLKHGYEEWMASGEEMGEEVQTTVYMPNNNSGLGILAKAAKYQADGSAPIGKHSWTSIYWSAQTALNAADSLLNDQTHQSDIQICLTRPAGHHARKNSAGGFCYLNNAAIIAEHLLQKFQKIAILDTDMHHGQGIQEIFYDRKDVLYTSVHGNPVNFYPVVAGHEHERGYGEGYGYNINFPMPHGTDETGFFNHVDKSIEIVKLFNPDVIVHVLGFDVYKDDPQAKCHVSTQGFKTLAKKVKALNKPVIILVEGGYCIEKLNENLQAFLSGLISKD from the coding sequence ATGAAAATATACAGTCACGAAAAACAAAAGCTTCATCATCCCAAAAGCTATTTTTCTAGAGGGAAGATGCGCCAACCGCAAGAAACACCCGAGAGATTGACTGAGCTATTAAAAGCCCCACAGATAATGGGCTTAGAAGTAACGACTGCCAAAGAAATAGGGATTGAACCAATCTTAGCAGTACATGACTTTGACTATGTTGAATTTTTAAAGCATGGCTATGAAGAATGGATGGCTTCGGGTGAAGAAATGGGAGAGGAGGTACAAACCACAGTCTATATGCCGAATAACAATTCCGGGCTTGGTATTTTGGCAAAAGCGGCTAAATATCAAGCTGATGGTAGTGCTCCAATTGGCAAGCATTCATGGACCTCTATTTATTGGTCCGCTCAAACGGCACTCAATGCTGCCGATTCGTTGTTAAATGATCAGACTCATCAAAGCGATATTCAAATATGCCTGACGAGGCCCGCAGGGCATCACGCCAGAAAAAATTCAGCAGGTGGTTTTTGTTATCTCAATAACGCAGCAATTATTGCTGAGCACCTGCTCCAGAAGTTTCAAAAAATCGCTATTTTAGATACCGACATGCATCATGGTCAGGGCATTCAAGAAATATTTTATGACCGCAAAGATGTGCTATATACTTCGGTGCATGGCAACCCTGTTAATTTTTACCCCGTGGTCGCAGGTCACGAGCACGAAAGAGGCTATGGAGAGGGCTACGGTTATAATATTAACTTTCCAATGCCACATGGTACAGATGAAACAGGTTTCTTTAATCATGTGGATAAATCGATTGAAATTGTAAAGCTGTTCAATCCAGATGTCATTGTCCATGTGCTAGGGTTCGATGTTTATAAAGACGATCCACAAGCTAAATGTCATGTCAGTACACAGGGTTTCAAAACGCTAGCAAAAAAGGTGAAGGCACTGAACAAGCCCGTGATTATTTTAGTAGAAGGCGGTTACTGCATAGAAAAGCTCAACGAAAACCTGCAAGCATTTTTATCTGGACTTATTTCAAAAGACTAA
- a CDS encoding NAD(P)/FAD-dependent oxidoreductase, with protein sequence MRYKVIVIGAGMVGTSIAWHLQKNNSQVLLLDKKSPGLETSYGNAGLIQREAIHVHPFPRKLIELIKMLPNKKTDIRYRWPAVLRYQHALRQYWRFSAPFSVQKIEKEWQTLIEHCTSEHQKMITAADVEDLIRRDGWIEMHRTEDKFKTAVAVAKKAREQGVEHKVLSLAELKELEPNGNFAGFVGAIHWLNSWQVSNPGALVNAYAKSYQDMQGTIAKCSVKTILPDDNGWQVVTDDEIFYSDHLVVAAGPWSSQLIKPLGYNLPLFPMRGYHQHFETTEKNSINHSLIDMDKGFVMGPMQQGIRITTGAEVSVMDAEKDFGQLQAVLDIAKNILPLKDTVESDPWCGSRPCMPDMKPVIGASGKHNNLWFAFGHGHQGFTLGPITGRIIEELIHNKTLTVNVEPFNAQRFSKS encoded by the coding sequence ATGCGATACAAAGTCATCGTGATTGGTGCTGGTATGGTTGGAACGTCTATTGCCTGGCATCTACAAAAGAACAATTCTCAGGTTCTGCTGTTAGACAAGAAATCACCGGGATTAGAAACGTCATACGGTAATGCCGGGTTGATTCAGCGGGAAGCGATTCATGTTCATCCTTTTCCTAGAAAGCTGATTGAACTGATAAAAATGTTACCGAACAAGAAGACGGATATTCGTTATCGCTGGCCTGCCGTCCTACGTTATCAACACGCGCTACGACAGTACTGGCGGTTTTCTGCACCATTCTCGGTCCAGAAAATAGAAAAAGAGTGGCAGACTCTCATTGAGCATTGTACCAGTGAGCACCAGAAAATGATCACGGCTGCCGACGTTGAGGATTTGATCAGACGTGACGGTTGGATCGAAATGCATCGAACTGAAGATAAATTCAAAACGGCCGTGGCGGTCGCTAAAAAAGCTCGGGAACAGGGGGTTGAGCACAAAGTACTTTCCCTTGCGGAATTGAAAGAGCTAGAACCTAACGGAAATTTTGCAGGGTTTGTCGGTGCGATTCATTGGTTAAATTCCTGGCAAGTCTCAAATCCGGGTGCGTTGGTGAATGCGTATGCTAAAAGCTATCAAGATATGCAAGGTACGATAGCCAAGTGTAGTGTCAAAACAATTCTTCCGGATGACAATGGTTGGCAGGTGGTGACCGACGATGAAATTTTTTATAGTGATCATTTAGTTGTTGCTGCCGGTCCTTGGTCTAGCCAACTGATAAAGCCCTTGGGATATAATCTACCCTTATTTCCAATGCGTGGTTATCACCAGCATTTTGAAACGACTGAGAAAAATTCTATCAATCACAGTTTGATAGATATGGACAAAGGATTTGTTATGGGGCCGATGCAGCAAGGTATTCGTATTACCACCGGCGCAGAAGTTAGCGTAATGGATGCGGAAAAAGATTTCGGACAACTACAGGCTGTATTGGATATTGCTAAAAATATTCTGCCATTGAAAGATACAGTAGAGAGTGACCCATGGTGCGGATCTAGACCCTGTATGCCCGACATGAAGCCGGTTATCGGCGCTTCCGGGAAACACAATAATTTGTGGTTTGCGTTTGGGCATGGTCATCAAGGCTTTACGTTAGGACCGATTACAGGGCGTATCATTGAGGAGTTAATACATAATAAAACCTTAACGGTTAATGTTGAACCTTTTAACGCCCAACGATTTTCTAAGTCGTAA
- a CDS encoding RidA family protein, whose amino-acid sequence MLKLNSNERMSQIVIHNQTIYLSGQVGAVDEDVSAQTLTCLNKAKNLLEEVGSDKSKMLSATVWLKSMNDFAAMNKVWDQWFEDTLPPARACGESTLAHPDLLVEITIIAAE is encoded by the coding sequence ATGTTGAAATTAAATAGTAATGAACGTATGAGCCAGATTGTTATTCACAATCAGACAATTTACTTATCGGGTCAAGTTGGGGCTGTCGATGAGGATGTATCTGCCCAAACCTTAACGTGCTTGAATAAAGCCAAAAATTTGCTGGAAGAAGTGGGTAGTGATAAATCAAAAATGTTATCAGCAACGGTGTGGCTGAAAAGCATGAATGATTTCGCGGCGATGAATAAGGTATGGGATCAATGGTTTGAAGACACCTTGCCCCCAGCTCGAGCGTGCGGAGAGTCCACCTTGGCGCACCCCGATTTATTGGTGGAAATCACCATAATTGCCGCTGAGTAG